A stretch of DNA from Cannabis sativa cultivar Pink pepper isolate KNU-18-1 chromosome X, ASM2916894v1, whole genome shotgun sequence:
gcttagtgaaaattcataaataagacatagtctaatttaagaattataattgattaattaaaatcaattaacagaGTCTGCAAACAGTATTacctcaactagtgaggggaccatgggtctatataaccgagtttTCAATAaatagatctagaattcaccaagtaaattctcaacttattaatttcgacttgctccactatagatttggaattgaatacactctcagttatatagaacgctctatatgtaccacgatatagactAGCTATGATtgtccattgttacaatcctaatagtcaaggatcctctatagatgatctacactgaacaTGGACAAATTTattgttctacccttcaatgtatatccttaaaacacttagcaacctataaatgatacttcagtaaactaatataattactgaaatgaggcctcaatcatttatctctattcagccaagctcgatggagatcatcgtttcacttctatgtccatatagaagctatagattccatatctatgattagcgttcccactcaattgtactatcatgttcctaaaatgtacccggaccaaatggtaggctttaactaacaaatcaaagaacacaaataacaatcTTGAGATTGAATCTAACCTTGTCAGGGttgagatccatagacctaagatcaaccattgatattgacttagaaagatataacggcaagtttatgatatcttatccaagatcaatatcagtcccttccaatgtatactccatacatccgatactggtaaactttgccaatgccctggaaaggacataacacttatccaaggtgtaagtatacttatcgcagattatcatgccagtctaaatctagtgaactgacaaatcatgagaattaaacagttgaacatataatcatgattatattctactgtgctgacgatattataatcatgaacaaatgcatatattctggacttaataaaatttatacattaaatataattataaaaaaaatcatgtgaaccatgcaacataaacgatttctgatatttattaattaacaaatctaattatattaaaatagattttatttagggtacaaaacctAACACATTAATTATTGTGTACACTCAAAAATTGTACAcattaataattaagaaaatatctctatgcaaaataaataaaaagacctACAGtaaaattattcaatatatatatattatattatataattataattctctttttttttatttacattttttattgttgtaaatgacttttaatttataataatattgattttttttttttaaaaaaattctttttctacctaatatatagtgtaatcttgttgtttttgtattttagtACAGTAGAGTTGTTATATGATATTCTTCTCTCCTAATAAAATCTCTACTGCCTTAAAAGATTTAACCAtaccaaaagaaaaagaaaaaaagtggaAGAGGTAAGAGAAAAATGGACTAAAACCCGTTATAATAATATCTAACAAAAACCCCACTTGCAATATTATATTCGGATTAGGACAACAATAATTAGAAAGATAATGTAACATAATCAATAATTATGACTTGATTACGTGTGCTGCATCGGAATAATGAAGGGAGAAAAATAAGGATGTGATGTTTTTATTGTAAGTGCCATTATTACTCCCATTAAAAGAAgagaacaaagaagaagaaatattTATTACTGCATTAGGAAATAAGATCTGAATGTTTACAAATAATGATTTATGTATTAATTTAATCTAAAagtttaattaaagttaaaaagtTAAGTGTGCGTTTGTAGATGTCgtgtttctttttttcctttcctttttttttttttatttataaaaagttAGTTTTAGTTTAGATTACAAATTAGTCGAAACCGCGTGTATTTGgatgaaattaaaatttgagAAATTGAAAGCGAAGTACTGAttagacaaaataaaataatgtagcAGTTATGGCGGTTTGAAATTGGAGCATGCGATTGTCACCAGTTCCATGGTTGTCAACCACGTGGAGTTTCCCGCTCCTCTCAGCAATTCTTCTCACGATGGCCAAATTCACAGAACAAGGAACGTGGTGGCATTCAATTGCGTCACAATTTTAGGGTTcaattaccttttttttttaatctctaCTTTTTAATTTGATTCCCTTCTAATCAATCTTTTAAGCTTCTTTTAACTCCAAGCAAAACCCGGCTATGGAGTTCAAGCTTTCGCTTGAGTCGTATTCTTAGATACGCGATCTCTTTCGGGGTTATCAAATCATACCAGTTATTAGTTTCTCGTCCACATTTCGACGGCTTATTCTCAGATTTCTACAGCTActcctcttttcttttttcctactttttgttttgttctttttttttcttttctgtaTCGGTTCTTTGTTTTGATTTTGAACTGTGTGGtatgttttttgatttttttttttctttcaacaaCAGCTTTGGATTGTGCTGATTCCTTTTGTGGTAATACCCAATCGGGTTTCGTTGTGTGGTggaggtttttttttaattatttatttagaaaaaaaaaacagaattgGGAAAAATTTTCACGACTCAACTGGGCACTAGAATATATACTTTCtgtcttttctttattttacttgTGGAAGTAATGGATCAATTTGAGTACCGTTGATTATAGaatccctcttttttttttcttctctttctttgttGAATCAAGGTTTTTCTCTTGTTAGActatcatcattattattagaTGAAGTCTGTTGATTCACAAACCAAATAAATTGATAAAACTAACATATTTGTTGCTTGCTTAGCGGCTGAAGTTGTGTCAAATCGGTTTTGAACAATCTACTGGCTTTGCCTAAACAGAGTATTGTGTGTTTTTCTTTTAGGATGAAAATACATTAAGCTAACGGATATTTAGTGGGTCTGGGTGGAGATGAAGATTTCAGCACTTCTGACTTCTGCTGGAATCAATATAGCTGTGTGCTTGATACTTCTGTCGTTATACTCCATATTGAGAAAACAACCAAGCAATATAAGTGTGTACTTCGGGCGGAGGACTGCCACAGGACGCTCAAGACGCAGTGATCCTTATTGCTTTGAGAGATTTATTCCTTCTCCTAGTTGGGTATTAAGAGCCTGGGAAAGTACGGAACAAGATCTTTTGAATATTGGTGGGTTGGATTCTGTGGTTTTCCTCAGGATTGTGGTTTTCAGGTAAGTTAGATGTTAAACTTGAAAAAATATATCGATTTACACTTTTTATCAGTCTTAATTCGTATAAATAGAATTTGTACTCATTGGATTTGCATTGGTTTTCAGCAGCTTTTAAggtgctaatttttttttattttgtctaCCTACAGCATTCGAATGTTTACTATAGCTGCAGTCACTTGTTGTTTTCTGGTGCTTCCTGTGAATTATTATGGTCAAAAGAGGCAGTACCAACAAATTCCCTTGGAGTCTTTGGAAGTATTTACCATCTTAAATGTTCAAGAAGCCTCAAAGTGGTATGACTTTTGTGTTAATTAGTCCTACCATTAAATAGAAGAACTTTTCCACAACCAACAAATGTCCAGTTGAATCTTTTAGTTCTACTTTAGCATTTCTTTACTCTTATTTATTAGATGGAATCCTTTAGCATATCTTATTTATTATCTGGTATCCTCATGTTCTACTgtagcatttttttttctgctgctttCCTTACATTTCTCTTTCTTGCTAAGTAGTGACCTTGAGATTAGTTTATCTCTAGATCACAGGCTTCCACTAAATCatgattttctttttgttttttctctTTACCTTAAAGTACTTATTTTTCATTTGTTTACTTTCTCCCAGGCTTTGGGTTCACTGTGTTACATTATATATCATAACGTTCTCAGCTTGTGTGCTTCTTTACTTTGTAAGGATGAAAAACCTGTCTTCCATTTATATTTCTGTTTCAAGTTTTTAATAACTTTTTGCAAGTTATATTTGCACATTCTTTCAATTATTCGCTAACTGCTTCCATTTTTCCCCCTTGTAGGAGTATAAAAGCATTTCTAAAATGAGGCTCGCTTATATTAGTGAATCTCCACCAAACCCAAGTCATTTTACAGTTCTAGTTCGTGCTATTCCTTGGTCTGATGAAGACTCGTACAGTAATAGTGTGAAAAGATTCTTTATGAAATATCATGCATCAGGCTATTTGTTTCACCAAATGGTATATAAAGCTGGTACGATTCAGAAATTGATGGTGAGTAAATTACTCTTAATGATCAAGAAATTTAGGAGTAACTCCCATCGTCTATATGCCTCTAATATTTATTCTATCCATATTATGTTGATTTATTgtgttctttctttttttcttgagAACATTGATTTATTGTGTTCAGTAGGTGTCATTTAATGCAAGTTGTGTTTCATTTATAGACGGAAATAGACTACTACAAGCTTTCAGATGGATAAGTGAATTGTTTTCTAGGTTCTTACTATAATAAGCTAAAACTACATGTCTGttctgattttttatttttactgcACGTATTCCTTTGCACCAGCTTGATAGTGTGAGAactattttatttgtgttttCTTCTTGCATCTTGCTCAAATCTTTTTTTATAAATTCATGGTTACATTTATGCTATTGGATCTAGTTGTACAAACATACTAAATCTTCTAGACTGTAAAGATGAGATTTGAAACATGAAATATTAGCATGCTGAAATTTCGAAAAGTAACACTTATTGGAACTTAAGGTGATGAATTTGAGAGTTGTTGTGcttgtataaaaaaaatggaGGTTTGTTTGGTTGTCTTTAATGCAACACAATGATTTTTCATATTAGATGTTTACGTAATTCATAATTTGTTCGACTTTGCAGAATGATGCAGAGAAGATGTACATGATGTTCAAGGATGTTTCTGTTGAAAAGAGTTGTGCACCTAGTATAATCCATTGTGGTACATGTGTTGTAGAGCATTCAAATTCTTTTAAGATCCTTTCTTCTGAGGGTACTGTCAAGGGAAAAGCTGACTTTTGTGACATTGATTTTCCTGGAAGTAAAAAGGTCACTAATTTGTGTTGATGGATGTTACTCATTTTCTTTTTTAGGTTATTTATATACAACTTGCAATTATCTAGTTTAGTACATTGCATATTGGGTCCATGCAATGCCAAATTATCATCAGCTTTTGGGTTTGTGGTAAATTTTACTGCAATTATTTAAAACTATCGCTTCTATAATTCCTAGAACAACCTTTAATCACCATTAATTACTTTCTTTGGCAAATATGTGTGGAGATAAGAAGAGATGGATGTCTTTTACATAGTGTACTGTACATGCTAACGATGTTGTTTGTCATACTGATAGTGTGTGTGCTTACGCCAATAATGGCAATTATTAACTGGTTTTGATTTTGTTATCTCAACTGTCATTTGTTATAGCCTTTAAGATAACAAgatttttaagagtttgtttctcAGCTCGTGGCCTTCATGCTCAACTTGAAAATTTTGTTTCATTAATGTATGTGTATGAATTGATTCAGTGTCTCTATCTAACTGATGGATCCCTATAAACAGGAGTGTGCCACTGCTTTTGTCTTTTTCAAGACTCGCCATGCTGCTGTTGTTGCTTCACAGGTTCTTCAATCATCAAACCCTATGTTATGGGTGACAGACATGGCGCCTGAACCACATGATGTTTATTGGTCAAACCTTTGGATACCGTATGGACAACTTTGGATTCGTAAGATAGCAACTCTTATGTCTGCCATTGCCTTCATGCTCGTATTTCTTATTCCAGTTACGTTTGTTCAAGGCATGACTCAACTAGAGCAGCTACAACAAACATTTCCATTCCTCAAAGGAATTTTAAAGAAGTAAGTACATGTAGCAGTGATGATCTCTGTTTGTTAACTGTGGATTACTGATGTTTCCTACCATAGCGAGGAAAGATGGGTAAGGCTTTAAATTTATAAAGCATGGGTGATATGATAAATTGGAATTTGGAAATAAAAATGCTGTTTACATTAGAGCAATTCCAACAGGATAAAAATAGAGTTGCATAAAGGCTTGTCAGGTGGTGGGGCCAAGGGGGATGATGTGGAGAGGGTTTTATCAATTAGCATAGGCACCATTGCAACAGTGCcaacttatatatttatatatatggataCATTTTAAAATTCTGATTGGCTAAAAAGGTGTGGGATCAAAGTGGCAACAAATGGGGTTGTAGGAGTTTCCCCTAATGGTCAataattcttttattttgtattaaatcTGAGGTTTACTGGGAGATGGCCTACAAAATAGGGGTGTTTTCCTGTAAAAATGcctgattattttttattttggcagGAAACTCGTAAGCGGGTTGTTTACAGGTTACCTTCCAAGTGTGATTTTGATTTTAGCTCTATATACAGTTCCACCCGTTATGATGTTATTTTCAGCAGTGGAGGGAACTATCTCCCGAAGTGGGAGAAAGAAGAGTGCATGTTGCAAAATATTGTACTTCACAATCTGGAATGTCTTTTTTGTCAATGTCTTCACGGGGTCTGTGATTCGCCAGTTGCGAGTCTTTTCTAGTGTGAAGGACATACCTGCACAGCTTGCTATTGCTGTTCCAGCTCAGGTGACATTCTCTGCAACTTAAGTGTGTTAATTCTTTGCTTCGTATGATGCTCTAACCTATATATATTTCTCCTTCACTTACATGAGAAATTTGAGCTTCTATGCTTCTATTATGCCCTATTAAAAAAACATGCTgtttaataataattgaaaaaagagGTCGTTTTCGAAGCATTGGACAAAATTATCCTTGCCACTAACAGCCCCATCAACCATCTCAAGCTCTTTTTCTCTCTACAATGATGGCACCACCATCTCCCCAACCTAGCACCACTTCAACGCTGCAACTAGCATTAACAACGTCCTTGCCATGGACGCCACCACTTCCCAATTCCATTACACTGAAGCATGCTATCAAAACACCAATCTATATTTTTTGTTCCTTATGTTTTAAATAATCAAAACCACACCCATATCCACTTAAAAAGACTAATTTAAAGGTTTAGAACACATATATgtatgatttattgattttgtttgcatttgtttttcttcagaTCTGAACCTTTGAAAATGTGCAGAATTTTAATTAGAACGATGCTCTAGCATTGCTGCAGCGATGTTTTGCGATGCTCTTGCGATATTTCGCCATGCTCTTGCAATGTTTTTGTGATGCTTCCATTCTTCACGACTTTTTGAGGTAAAAATCGATGCATTAGAGGTGCTTTTGCAATGCCCCGCATGAAAACTTGATTATTAGAATTAGAATTGTAGTAGCATCGCTAGTGCATCATTTTTACCTAAAAAATTATGACAAATGGGAGCGTTGCTAGAGCATAGcaaaagattaatttttttcagATTTAAGAGGTATAgatatgaaagaaaaaaaaaacattgcaAGCAAAACCAATAAATCATACAACACATAAATTTTGTAAGACTATAAAATTAGTGTTAAAGATATTCTTACTCTACCTCCGtggggaggtggtggtggtcacTTGTGGTGGTGGTCACTTAAGGAGGGACATGGTGACTTTATATATAACTATGTGGTAGTAGCCTTTCtccaaaaataatttatatcgGTGGAGTTTggtaacatttttgttttttaattttttaatcactaaAATATAAGTAGAATGTATCCTATAACAACTTTTGTTTTTAAAgttaaaaaacagaaaataaaaatgtgttatgtaactacttttattttttaatttaaaaaaaaaaattaaaagtgtgTTCTCtaactatttttgtttttcaatttaaaaataaaaaacataactatttttttttttaaattttaaaagcaaaaaataaaaatgtgttacgtaactacttttgtttttcaattttaaaaaacaaaaaataaaagtgtgttctgtaatcatttttattttttaatttaaaaacaaaaaatataagtgttttctgtaattatttttattttttagttttaaaaataaaaaacattaagttgttttttttttcagtaaaaaaattatgactataatatattttttttaaaaaaacaaatatacgaaaattataataaaaaatactcatTAGCATCTAAAAAAATTCAAGTTATTTGAAATTACGAGACTCGTTATCTATCTATGAGATAACACAAAATTGATGAAATCATACATAAAATATGAATTAtaactatttttgttttttaattttaaaaacaaagaacatgaattttttttttattttttaaataaaaaattacgtatatcatttatttatttttttaataaatatgcaaacattataataaaaaaaatcaaattataaTGCTCATTATTTATCAATGAAGTAACACAAAATCAACAAAgtcataataaaatatgaactaATAATTGTCCAATTTTGAAGAGGAATGTTAAGAAACTCCTAACAGTCAATAAACTTGACTCATTATCTTCATCGTCGATATGCTTTTTATATATGATGAGTAATTTCAATACGAATATTAGCCATTTCACGAATTCGATCTCTTAAAATACTAATCTCAGTACTATCATTCAAATTTCTGTGAGTGCTTTGTATAGTAGTATCTTGTACTTTAAGAATCTCTTCATCTccattaaaaatatcttttccTGCATTCGTCCTTATAAATTGTGAATCTCACAGAAGGCAATCACAATGTACTTCTGTATTTTCAGATTATACGAAGGATAATTGAATAACTCCTTTTTTCTTGTAGAATATTGATTCAAATGATATCTTTCCCTTTGATATGGGAAAAGAAAATAAGGCATGTTTGTGTATCCAAAATcaactaaataatattttcctaaataatgttaatttatattagtttttcCATAAAGATATTAATacaaaatatcaataaacataATAAGTTTAATAACACTTACCATGGGTGGAGCTAGAAATTCATAATTTAGATTTGTGGCACATTTGGAAAGAATCCGTGCATCATTAGCTGATCCTTCTCATCCAGTAACAGCTTAAACTTCATATCAAATGAACATATACACATGACGTTTTGAGTCATATCCACCTTCTGACCTCGATAAGGTATTTGTTCATAAATGGGAACAATAATAGAGATATAGGTCAAATCAGAAGTGGTTGTGTGGGAGACAGTTAAATTTTGGACAGCTACTTGGGTCTTTAGAACCAAACATTTTGAGGATCTGTCCTTTCTAGACTTATGTAGAGAATGGAAAACATTTTTGTAAGCTTCCTAGATGCTATCTGTAACTAAGGTTTTCTTCCGCCATAAGTGaggtttattaataaataatgggAAGGACCCTAGATAAATGAGtcttttctcttttaaaaaaaaaaataatagagatatAGGTCCCATCTATAGTTCTTACATTTATTCATCTTTGTAAAGCCAAATAAAAACTTCGCTATTATTGATAATAGCACTTCGCTATTGTCACCTGTAATTAAATGACAGTCttaaaatttctaaaaatagATAACAATTAAACATAGAAAAAATGCATAATATTTGTGTAAACCAATCAAATACATCAACGTGACTGAAATATTTTTCAACTTGATACAAGTTGGCTCACTCTCTCATGCTATTCCGAAATTCCCAGTCAATTTGACTTAAACGGAATGGCTAATCTTACTTTTAAAACTAAACAAACCGTTCTATAAGAAATGAGCAATAATCATAAGCTAACAAATATTGTGGTATATTCTAACATGTTAAGTTACATAGTAACATATCATGTAGACTCACTTCTGGTCTTGCTTCTCAAAAAGTTGCCTAAACCAAGTGCTAAACAAATTCAATTCAAGTATCAGATAAAGCATTGCAGAATAGATTGGTACCAACCAATGCAAATGAACAAAAACATGGAGAAACGAAAGATAATTAAGTGGGAAGTTCCAAAATCATCCTTTTGCAAACTGTGTTAGTGGAGCACTTGGGTTCCTGGATGTAGTTAACAAAATTTTAGGATCCTTTTCTGCTGCATTTGCGTACTCATCATCTATATGACTTCTTGGAACTAATATCATAAAACCAAACCcccaaaaaaatcaatttcaaaCCAATTAAAAAAGCTTAAAAAAGACTAAACTAAACACTAGTATCAACAAAAGCCCATCAAATTAATCTGAAccaaaaatataagaatatgaACATAAATCACAAATCCCTAATTCAGGCTATAATAACTCAAATCAGAACCTAATTTCTTGAAATAGCAAAACAATAACCAAAAttagtgcaaaaaaaaaaaaaaaaaaaaagaaaataccaAAACGACATATCATGTAGATCGAGTCACCTCTGGTTTTACTTCTTCTCAAAAAGTTAATCAACCAAGTGCTAAAAGAACTCATTCTTGACATAGCAGAACATGTATCAAAATGTGTTTGGAGAAAGAACTCATTCTCAATTCAACTTCAGCAACATAAGTGTCTCACCTTCTTTTCAATGTTGTCAAAAGCCTAGAACTGCTCAGCCATTCGCTACAAGTACTACTATTACTATCATCGAAATCACAAGGGACTATTCAATAGTCACAACAATGAGCTGCAACAAAAATTAACCAACTTTCATCCAAGCATAACTAATTGTAAAGAGCTTGAGAGGACAATGAATTTAGTACAAAACTGGACATAATTAAGAGCTTGATGATGAAAACAGAAAGATGGGTTCTTGAAACAAAACCAAATTAACAAACCAGATTATTGAAAATGGCTAAGCTGAATATAAGATCACTGGATCGAAATACATTAAAGAACAAGACACACAAAACACTCCTCTAATTGCTTACCCATTTCTATTCAAACTCGAGTGAAAATCCTAAAATCAGATAAATACAAGAGATTAAACACAGCCCATAACCAAAATCCCATGGAATCATTGAATGATTGACAAAAGAGATCATAGACAATAAAAGATAGATATTAACAACAGAAATCAGATAATGCCTTCAAAATCATGTAAACACAAACGAATGTCCATATATATACCCAAatgttttaataatataaacatACCTTAGAAAATCTTACACTCTGAAAACCTGTTTTATTGTcaattctctttctctcttatgTAAAcccaaactatatatatatatttatatttatatatatacccaaatattttaacaataTAATCATATCTTTTAATTGTAGAAAACTTTCCACCCTAAAAACCTATTTTATTGTCATGCTATTCTTAGAGAGGGAGGGAGGGAGAGAGATGCTTTATCGGAGTGGGCCATGGAagagattttaaaaatttttagaagtgaaaaaattgtgtttttaaaatttaatgaaatttttattttaaattaaaaaacaaaaaatattaccGAACATGATTTTTTCTTGTATTCTCAactttttagttaaaaaaacaaaaattcaattataaaaTGGTCACCGAAAGGGGCCataactttttatatataaaatatgtaagaaaaataaaaaaaatgtatagtgATAACAATTTGCCTCtactaaattaatatttttacaatttaccccctattttatattttctggCTCCGTCAATG
This window harbors:
- the LOC115712758 gene encoding CSC1-like protein RXW8 isoform X1, with product MKISALLTSAGINIAVCLILLSLYSILRKQPSNISVYFGRRTATGRSRRSDPYCFERFIPSPSWVLRAWESTEQDLLNIGGLDSVVFLRIVVFSIRMFTIAAVTCCFLVLPVNYYGQKRQYQQIPLESLEVFTILNVQEASKWLWVHCVTLYIITFSACVLLYFEYKSISKMRLAYISESPPNPSHFTVLVRAIPWSDEDSYSNSVKRFFMKYHASGYLFHQMVYKAGTIQKLMNDAEKMYMMFKDVSVEKSCAPSIIHCGTCVVEHSNSFKILSSEGTVKGKADFCDIDFPGSKKECATAFVFFKTRHAAVVASQVLQSSNPMLWVTDMAPEPHDVYWSNLWIPYGQLWIRKIATLMSAIAFMLVFLIPVTFVQGMTQLEQLQQTFPFLKGILKKKLVSGLFTGYLPSVILILALYTVPPVMMLFSAVEGTISRSGRKKSACCKILYFTIWNVFFVNVFTGSVIRQLRVFSSVKDIPAQLAIAVPAQAGFFLTYVLSSGWASLACEVMQLYPLLCNLIKKFILRIKSDSSNDALSFPYHTEIPRLLLFGFIGFTCSILVPLILPFLLVYFIMAFFVYRNQVLNVYVSKYESGGQYWPIVHNTTIFSLVLMQIIALGVFGLRKSPVASGFTIPLVIFTILFNEYCRQRFNPIFVNHVAEILIDMDQRDEQSGAMEEIHQMLQSAYCQFTVNPRDLFKCGCSNHQEDGVPVRVPENVKPGLIHPMLGRLPLFGIKDTISWLSLLFTFQGNHPAESASHK
- the LOC115712758 gene encoding CSC1-like protein RXW8 isoform X2; this encodes MKISALLTSAGINIAVCLILLSLYSILRKQPSNISVYFGRRTATGRSRRSDPYCFERFIPSPSWVLRAWESTEQDLLNIGGLDSVVFLRIVVFSIRMFTIAAVTCCFLVLPVNYYGQKRQYQQIPLESLEVFTILNVQEASKWLWVHCVTLYIITFSACVLLYFEYKSISKMRLAYISESPPNPSHFTVLVRAIPWSDEDSYSNSVKRFFMKYHASGYLFHQMVYKAGTIQKLMNDAEKMYMMFKDVSVEKSCAPSIIHCGTCVVEHSNSFKILSSEGTVKGKADFCDIDFPGSKKECATAFVFFKTRHAAVVASQVLQSSNPMLWVTDMAPEPHDVYWSNLWIPYGQLWIRKIATLMSAIAFMLVFLIPVTFVQGMTQLEQLQQTFPFLKGILKKKLVSGLFTGYLPSVILILALYTVPPVMMLFSAVEGTISRSGRKKSACCKILYFTIWNVFFVNVFTGSVIRQLRVFSSVKDIPAQLAIAVPAQAGFFLTYVLSSGWASLACEVMQLYPLLCNLIKKFILRIKSDSSNDALSFPYHTEIPRLLLFGFIGFTCSILVPLILPFLLVYFIMAFFVYRNQVLNVYVSKYESGGQYWPIVHNTTIFSLVLMQIIALGVFGLRKSPVASGFTIPLVIFTILFNEYCRQRFNPIFVNHVAEILIDMDQRDEQSGAMEEIHQMLQSAYCQFTVNPRDLFKCGCSNHQEDGVPVRVPENVKPGESSSRIS